In Flavobacteriales bacterium, the following are encoded in one genomic region:
- a CDS encoding arginine decarboxylase has protein sequence MKTTYIDWIYQNFDFPQSPFTVKNNQLHFNDINLVDLHKKYGSPLRVSYLPLIKERIIQAKKGFKQAFETLHYNADYHYGYCTKSSHFSFVIDAILEENCFIETSSTFDIDIVNKLYDTNKIDVDHLIICNGYKTETYLSAIAHLANKGFKNITLIVDDYHELEFIEPLLNNTLKIGIRIATDEDPKFEFYTSRLGVRIDKIQQFYLDNIHDSQKFSLELLHFFINAGIRDTLHYWNELHKCMECYLQLHQLQPSLKGLNLGGGFPVKNSLLDNFSYDYMIYEIVKAIQESCDSKNVPYPNLYTEFGSYTVAESGFILYQVLAQKKQNDKERWNIINSSFITTLPDTWSINKRYIMLAINNWDEEYERVLLGGITCDGDDYYNSEQHTNAIYLPKYDHLKPLLIGFFNMGAYQESISGYGGIKHCLIPSPKHIIIDKNHNIKVFAEEQNANHMLKILGY, from the coding sequence ATGAAGACAACCTATATAGATTGGATTTATCAAAACTTCGACTTTCCTCAGTCACCTTTTACTGTAAAAAATAATCAACTTCATTTCAATGATATAAATTTAGTTGATCTTCATAAAAAATACGGCTCTCCTTTACGTGTCAGTTATTTACCACTTATTAAAGAACGTATTATACAGGCAAAAAAGGGTTTTAAACAGGCTTTTGAGACACTTCATTACAATGCTGATTATCATTATGGATATTGCACTAAAAGTTCTCACTTTTCATTTGTTATTGACGCCATTTTAGAGGAAAATTGTTTTATTGAAACTTCTTCAACTTTTGACATTGATATTGTAAATAAACTTTATGATACTAACAAAATAGATGTAGATCATTTGATTATTTGTAATGGATATAAGACAGAAACCTATCTATCAGCCATTGCTCATTTAGCCAATAAAGGATTTAAAAACATTACTTTAATTGTTGACGATTATCACGAACTAGAGTTCATAGAACCTCTACTCAATAATACTCTTAAAATTGGAATTAGAATAGCTACTGACGAAGATCCAAAATTTGAGTTTTATACGTCGAGGTTAGGGGTTAGAATTGATAAAATACAACAATTCTACTTGGACAACATTCATGATTCACAAAAATTTAGTCTTGAGTTGTTACATTTTTTCATAAATGCTGGTATAAGAGACACTTTACATTATTGGAATGAACTGCATAAATGTATGGAATGTTATTTGCAGTTGCATCAACTTCAACCATCTTTAAAAGGCTTAAATTTAGGAGGGGGATTTCCAGTCAAAAATTCGTTATTAGACAATTTTTCCTATGACTACATGATTTATGAAATTGTAAAAGCCATTCAAGAAAGTTGTGATAGTAAAAATGTACCTTATCCTAATTTATATACAGAATTTGGCTCTTATACCGTAGCAGAATCGGGATTTATACTATACCAAGTGCTTGCACAAAAAAAACAAAATGATAAAGAGCGATGGAATATAATAAACTCTTCATTTATTACGACCTTACCCGATACTTGGTCCATTAATAAACGTTATATAATGTTAGCCATTAATAATTGGGATGAAGAATATGAAAGAGTTTTACTTGGAGGAATTACTTGTGATGGAGACGATTACTATAATTCAGAACAGCACACCAATGCTATTTATTTACCTAAGTACGACCATTTAAAACCCCTATTGATTGGTTTTTTTAATATGGGTGCCTATCAAGAATCAATTTCTGGTTATGGCGGGATAAAACATTGTTTAATACCTTCGCCAAAACATATAATTATTGACAAAAACCATAATATTAAGGTTTTTGCCGAAGAACAAAATGCCAATCATATGCTAAAAATATTAGGTTATTAG
- a CDS encoding deoxyhypusine synthase family protein, translating to MSIKQFMNTHFKHFNAASIVDASKGYEMALANGNKMMITLAGAMSTAEIGISLAQMIRQDKVHIISCTGANLEEDIMNLVAHDFYKRIPNYRDLTPHQEEELLNQGLNRVTDTCIPEEEAFRRIQTHIFEIWQQAHSDSVRKFPHEFMYDLLISGSMEKYYQINPENSWVLAAAEKGIPILVPGWEDSTLGNIFTSYCIKGDLSTSTMKSGIEYMQWFANWYINNSQNGIGFFQVGGGIAGDFPICVVPMLHQDLEMDDVPLWTYFCQISDSTTSYGSYSGAVPNEKITWGKLGANTPKFIVESDASIVAPLVFGWILDL from the coding sequence ATGAGTATTAAGCAATTTATGAATACGCACTTTAAGCATTTTAATGCCGCATCAATAGTTGATGCCTCAAAGGGATATGAAATGGCATTGGCTAATGGAAATAAAATGATGATTACTCTTGCTGGTGCTATGAGTACGGCCGAAATAGGTATTTCCTTAGCTCAAATGATTCGTCAAGACAAAGTGCATATCATCTCTTGTACTGGCGCAAATTTAGAAGAAGATATCATGAATTTGGTCGCTCATGATTTTTATAAAAGAATTCCCAATTATAGAGATTTAACCCCTCATCAAGAAGAAGAATTGCTTAATCAAGGTCTAAACAGGGTAACTGACACATGTATTCCTGAAGAAGAGGCTTTTAGAAGAATACAAACACATATTTTTGAAATTTGGCAGCAAGCTCATAGCGACAGTGTTCGAAAGTTTCCTCATGAGTTTATGTATGACCTTCTGATATCTGGCAGTATGGAGAAGTACTATCAAATCAACCCTGAAAATAGTTGGGTTTTGGCAGCTGCCGAAAAAGGAATTCCAATACTCGTTCCTGGATGGGAGGACAGTACTCTTGGAAATATTTTCACCTCTTATTGTATTAAAGGCGATCTCAGCACTTCTACCATGAAGTCGGGTATTGAATATATGCAGTGGTTTGCCAATTGGTATATCAATAATTCTCAAAATGGTATAGGGTTCTTTCAAGTAGGAGGAGGAATTGCTGGAGATTTTCCTATTTGTGTTGTGCCTATGTTGCATCAAGATTTGGAAATGGATGATGTGCCTTTATGGACTTATTTCTGTCAAATATCAGATTCTACTACAAGTTATGGTTCATATTCAGGAGCAGTGCCCAATGAAAAAATTACTTGGGGTAAGTTGGGGGCAAATACTCCAAAATTCATAGTTGAGTCTGATGCTTCAATAGTTGCACCTTTAGTCTTTGGTTGGATTTTAGATTTATAG
- the tsaD gene encoding tRNA (adenosine(37)-N6)-threonylcarbamoyltransferase complex transferase subunit TsaD, whose product MMSKPIIILGIESSCDDTSASIIKDGKILSNVIGNQKVHEKYGGVVPELASRAHLQNIIPVVHQAIEESGINKKDISAVGFTRGPGLLGSLLVGVSFAKSFALANNIPLIDVNHMQGHILAHFIKDKDGNGNPPKFPFLCLTVSGGHTQIVKVNDTLDFDLIGETIDDAAGEAFDKSAKLLGLPYPGGPLIDKYAKDGSPTAYTFGIPKVDKLNFSFSGLKTSILYFINKETKENPNFISENRNDICASIQHSIINILMKKLEKASKETGITEIAIAGGVSANSGLRTRLKEMETSHNWKTYIPPFSYCTDNAGMIAITAYFKFLESDFCDQSITAKARMSV is encoded by the coding sequence ATGATGAGTAAACCAATTATCATATTAGGCATTGAATCGTCATGTGACGATACCAGTGCATCCATCATCAAAGATGGTAAAATCTTATCCAACGTAATTGGAAATCAAAAAGTTCACGAAAAATATGGAGGCGTAGTCCCTGAGTTAGCTTCCAGAGCTCACCTGCAAAATATAATACCAGTAGTACATCAAGCTATTGAAGAGTCAGGTATTAATAAAAAAGACATTTCTGCAGTAGGGTTTACTCGAGGACCTGGACTTTTAGGGTCATTATTAGTAGGCGTATCCTTTGCTAAATCTTTCGCTTTAGCAAATAATATTCCACTAATAGACGTAAACCATATGCAAGGGCATATTTTAGCACACTTTATAAAGGATAAAGACGGTAACGGTAATCCCCCAAAATTTCCTTTTTTATGTCTAACCGTTTCTGGTGGACATACTCAAATAGTAAAAGTCAATGATACCCTTGATTTCGATTTAATAGGTGAAACCATAGACGATGCTGCTGGTGAAGCATTTGACAAATCGGCTAAACTTTTAGGTTTACCCTACCCTGGCGGACCACTAATTGATAAATATGCTAAGGATGGAAGCCCTACCGCCTACACCTTTGGCATTCCAAAAGTAGATAAGCTAAACTTCAGTTTTAGTGGACTTAAGACAAGTATCTTGTATTTCATTAATAAGGAGACTAAAGAAAATCCAAATTTTATTAGCGAAAACAGGAATGACATCTGTGCCTCAATTCAACATAGCATCATTAATATCTTGATGAAAAAACTAGAGAAGGCTAGCAAAGAAACAGGTATCACTGAAATTGCAATTGCCGGCGGTGTATCGGCAAATTCTGGATTAAGGACTAGACTAAAAGAAATGGAAACTTCACATAACTGGAAAACCTATATCCCTCCTTTTTCCTACTGCACTGATAATGCTGGAATGATTGCTATTACCGCTTATTTCAAATTTCTTGAAAGTGATTTCTGCGACCAGTCAATAACTGCTAAGGCAAGAATGTCTGTTTAG
- a CDS encoding Lrp/AsnC family transcriptional regulator: MDAIDKKILKYLQQNSNFSIKEIASNVGLSITPVYERIKKMEKDGIIKNYSAILDPLKLGVKIIIIVNITIKEHNHTKRNEFVNSILSYDEICELYHTSGAYDFMAKIRMSSVEEYKDFLITKLSSIPNINDIESQIVLEEMKFTTEIILD, from the coding sequence ATGGATGCCATTGACAAAAAAATATTGAAATATTTACAACAAAATTCTAATTTTTCGATAAAAGAAATCGCTAGTAATGTCGGATTAAGTATTACTCCGGTGTATGAACGAATAAAAAAAATGGAAAAAGATGGTATAATCAAAAACTATTCTGCAATTTTAGACCCATTAAAATTGGGAGTTAAAATAATTATTATTGTTAACATTACAATTAAAGAACATAATCATACTAAAAGAAATGAATTTGTTAATAGTATTTTATCCTATGATGAAATATGCGAACTATACCACACCTCTGGAGCTTATGATTTTATGGCAAAAATAAGAATGAGTTCAGTTGAAGAATACAAAGATTTTTTGATTACAAAATTGTCATCTATTCCAAACATAAACGATATTGAAAGTCAAATCGTACTTGAGGAAATGAAATTTACAACAGAGATTATACTTGATTAA
- the speB gene encoding agmatinase yields the protein MNTFAGIPSEYAQLNSARAIIIPVPYDVTSTWMKGADKGPQALLDAALYLELYDIETQQETYKHGIFLSKPIPILSNPTLTNNNIYRFTQNLLKEDKLLAFLGGEHSVSIGILQAFKKKYSNLSVVQFDAHADLRETYEGSEYNHACALHWASKNTDLHQIGIRSMDISEKQWMNMDKVIFSHQISEDYNWKQFSQKLHDNVYITIDLDALDPSIMPATGTPEPGGMSWQQLIGAVKAISQNKTIVGFDIVELCPNPNYNHANFTAAKLLYKILSFILNK from the coding sequence ATGAATACTTTTGCAGGAATACCGTCAGAATATGCTCAGCTAAACAGCGCTCGAGCAATTATAATACCCGTTCCATATGATGTCACGAGTACATGGATGAAAGGAGCCGATAAGGGACCACAAGCCTTGCTCGATGCAGCATTGTATTTGGAGTTGTATGATATAGAAACACAGCAGGAAACCTATAAACATGGTATATTTTTGTCAAAACCAATACCTATTTTAAGTAATCCAACATTAACCAACAACAATATCTATCGATTTACACAAAACCTACTTAAAGAAGATAAGTTATTAGCTTTTTTAGGAGGCGAACATTCTGTATCCATAGGAATATTACAGGCTTTCAAAAAAAAATATTCTAATTTGAGTGTGGTTCAATTCGATGCTCATGCTGATTTAAGAGAAACATACGAGGGATCTGAATACAATCACGCTTGTGCTTTACATTGGGCAAGCAAAAATACGGATTTGCATCAAATAGGAATTAGAAGCATGGATATCTCTGAAAAACAATGGATGAATATGGATAAAGTGATCTTTTCTCACCAGATTTCAGAAGATTACAATTGGAAACAGTTTAGTCAAAAACTCCATGATAATGTCTATATTACAATTGATCTTGATGCTTTGGACCCTAGCATAATGCCAGCTACTGGAACCCCTGAACCTGGAGGAATGAGTTGGCAACAACTCATTGGAGCAGTAAAAGCTATTAGCCAAAACAAAACTATCGTTGGTTTTGATATCGTTGAGCTATGTCCTAATCCAAATTATAATCATGCTAATTTTACAGCAGCAAAATTATTGTACAAAATATTAAGTTTCATTTTAAACAAATAA
- a CDS encoding bifunctional 3,4-dihydroxy-2-butanone-4-phosphate synthase/GTP cyclohydrolase II has translation MLNTIEEAIEDIKAGKVVIVVDDEDRENEGDFLAAADKVTPEMINFMATHGRGLICAPIVEDRCEELGLELMVGKNTAEYETPFTISVDLIGHGCTTGISASDRSKTIKALVDPNTRPSELGKPGHIFPLKARKGGVLRRAGHTEAAIDLARLAGLYPAGVIVEIMNEDGSMARLPELKLIANKHQLKIITIKDLIAYRIKNESLIEKLIDVNLPTEIGEFKLHAFRQVTNNQTHLALVKGEWEEDESILVRVHSSCITGDIFGSCRCDCGPQLEAAMSMVEKQGKGVIVYMNQEGRGIGLLNKLKAYKLQEQGRDTVEANEELGFKADTRDYGVGAQILRSLDVHKIKLMSNNPKKRSGLIGYGLEIVENIALEIESNEHNAFYLKTKRDKMGHRLPNLNDE, from the coding sequence ATGCTAAATACGATAGAAGAAGCTATTGAGGACATCAAAGCTGGAAAGGTAGTCATCGTTGTTGATGACGAAGATAGAGAGAACGAAGGTGATTTTCTGGCAGCAGCCGATAAGGTAACCCCTGAAATGATAAATTTTATGGCCACGCATGGGCGTGGTCTTATTTGTGCCCCTATTGTAGAAGACCGCTGTGAGGAACTTGGTTTAGAGTTAATGGTGGGTAAAAATACTGCCGAATACGAAACTCCTTTTACAATATCTGTTGACCTTATCGGTCACGGTTGTACTACAGGTATTTCGGCTAGCGACCGATCCAAAACTATAAAAGCCCTTGTAGACCCTAATACACGTCCAAGCGAATTAGGTAAACCTGGACATATTTTCCCTCTTAAAGCCAGAAAGGGTGGTGTACTACGCCGAGCTGGACATACAGAAGCTGCAATTGATTTAGCACGATTGGCAGGTCTATACCCCGCTGGCGTTATTGTTGAAATAATGAATGAAGATGGCTCAATGGCTAGACTTCCAGAGCTAAAATTGATAGCTAATAAACATCAATTAAAAATCATCACTATAAAAGACTTGATTGCCTATAGAATCAAGAATGAAAGCCTTATCGAAAAGCTAATTGATGTAAATCTACCTACAGAAATTGGCGAATTTAAACTTCATGCTTTTCGTCAAGTTACTAATAACCAAACCCATTTAGCATTAGTTAAAGGTGAATGGGAAGAAGATGAGTCCATATTGGTTAGAGTTCACTCCTCTTGTATTACTGGTGATATCTTTGGCTCATGCCGATGCGATTGCGGGCCACAGCTGGAAGCCGCAATGTCTATGGTTGAAAAACAAGGCAAAGGCGTTATTGTTTATATGAATCAAGAAGGTAGAGGAATTGGCCTATTGAATAAGCTAAAAGCCTACAAATTACAAGAGCAAGGAAGGGATACCGTTGAAGCTAATGAAGAATTAGGCTTCAAAGCAGATACTAGAGATTATGGTGTTGGCGCCCAAATTTTAAGAAGTTTAGACGTTCATAAAATAAAATTGATGAGCAACAACCCTAAAAAACGTTCTGGACTTATTGGATATGGCCTTGAAATTGTTGAAAATATTGCCCTCGAGATTGAATCCAACGAACACAATGCCTTTTATCTTAAAACCAAAAGAGATAAGATGGGACACCGATTGCCTAATTTAAATGATGAGTAA